The Nitrospirota bacterium genome includes the window CCGGTATCGAGATAGGTAATGCTTCTGCCTATGATATAGAGACTCCCGTCCCTGTCGAAGTATTTCGAGCCGCTCACTTCAAGGGCCATGCCCGGCTCGAACGTCAGGCCCTCCCGGGAGAGATACCAGGGAGGCGCCGTGATGACCTTATAGGGCCTGCCTCTCCCCTTCATCCGGACGACCACCGGCCCCCGCCGCTCCCGCTCTATGCCGACGACCCTTCCCCTGACAGTAATTTCGGTATTCTCGTCATACCCCTCCTTGATACCGGATTCAGCGCGGGCAGCGGAGAGGAAGAAGAGGAGCGGAAGAGCGGTGATCCATAAATACAGGAGCCTATGCTTGGTCATATGCCTATAGTATCCTTTGTGGATGAGGAGGGTCAAAGGCGAAAGCGGCGGCTCCTGCCCCTGACCCTCGTTCTGTCCGAATGCGGCGATTACAGGGCAGTTCTCCCCATGCCCATCATCCGGCCTCTGCCTGCTGCACCCATACCCATCTTTCCCATGCCGGCGCCACAGGCGCCGAGGCCGATGATGCCTGCCTGCTCCGCCTGCTCCCTGACCCGGGTCTTCAGATCGATCATGGCCTTCTGCTTGTCCCCGATGGCCTTCCAGTCGGGGTTCGACTGTGCCCTGAGCTCTCTCATTTCGGTTCTGAGCGTGAACATCTGCTCGCGAAGGGGAGCGATCTCCTTCTGGAACTGCTCCACCTTCTGTGCCTGTTCGGGGGTAAGAGCGGCATTCGCCGTCACGCATGCCCCCGGTCCCATGCCGTGGCCCATACCGCAGCCCATTCCCGGCCCCATACCGGCGCCGGGACCGATTGCGAGCGCAACCGATACCATCACCATGATGAGCGCCAGGGCAATACCAATACC containing:
- a CDS encoding periplasmic heavy metal sensor — its product is MKKVAGIGIALALIMVMVSVALAIGPGAGMGPGMGCGMGHGMGPGACVTANAALTPEQAQKVEQFQKEIAPLREQMFTLRTEMRELRAQSNPDWKAIGDKQKAMIDLKTRVREQAEQAGIIGLGACGAGMGKMGMGAAGRGRMMGMGRTAL